Proteins encoded within one genomic window of Brassica rapa cultivar Chiifu-401-42 chromosome A09, CAAS_Brap_v3.01, whole genome shotgun sequence:
- the LOC103838947 gene encoding syntaxin-61 isoform X3 has translation MRFRETNLTPELVYFTAVRSSSSLFTATPSAWGCLQRKIHSTLLKKRSKILLISCSQHSTNGSVSLQAWGIKCMPPKSFLLTVEASSGRKVDELEKAITVAAKDPALYGIDEAELERRRRWTSNARTQVRNVKTGVLAGKGNAGVGNASEVRLELMRMPNSSEANRYDQYGGRDDDGFVQSESDRQMLLIKQQDEELDELSKSVERIGGVGLTIHDELVAQERIIDELGTEMDSTKNRLDFVQKKVGMVMKKAGAKGQMMMICFLLVLFIILFVLVFLT, from the exons ATGCGTTTCAGAGAGACAAATCTCACGCCGGAACTCGTTTACTTCACCGCCGTTcgctcttcttcctctctcttcACCGCAACGCCTTCCGCCTG GGGATGTCTTCAGCGCAAGATCCATTCTACATTGTTAAAGAAGAGATCCAAGATTCT ATTGATAAGTTGCAGTCAGCATTCCACAAATGGGAGCGTATCTCTCCAGGCATGGGGGATCAAGTGCATGCCACCAAAGAGCTTCTTGCTAACTGTGGAAGCATCGAGTGGCAG GAAGGTAGATGAGCTGGAAAAAGCGATTACCGTTGCAGCAAAAGATCCTGCCTTGTATGGCATTGATGAGGCTGAGCTTGAACGACGCAGGAGATGGACTAGTAATGCTAGGACACAG gtGCGGAATGTGAAGACTGGTGTTCTAGCTGGTAAGGGTAATGCTGGAGTTGGTAATGCAAGTGAAGTGCGCCTAGAACTTATGAGAATGCCAAACTCGAGTGAAGCAAATAGATACGATCAGTATGGAGGGAGAGACGATGATGGTTTTGTACAATCAGAATCAGATAGGCAGATGCTGTTGATAAA GCAACAAGACGAGGAATTGGATGAGCTGAGTAAAAGTGTAGAGAGAATTGGAGGGGTGGGACTTACTATACATGATGAACTTGTTGCACAG GAGAGAATAATAGATGAATTGGGTACAGAGATGGACAGTACAAAGAACAGGCTCGACTTTGTTCAG AAAAAAGTGGGAATGGTAATGAAGAAAGCAG
- the LOC103838947 gene encoding syntaxin-61 isoform X1, with protein sequence MRFRETNLTPELVYFTAVRSSSSLFTATPSACRDFVGMSSAQDPFYIVKEEIQDSIDKLQSAFHKWERISPGMGDQVHATKELLANCGSIEWQVDELEKAITVAAKDPALYGIDEAELERRRRWTSNARTQVRNVKTGVLAGKGNAGVGNASEVRLELMRMPNSSEANRYDQYGGRDDDGFVQSESDRQMLLIKQQDEELDELSKSVERIGGVGLTIHDELVAQERIIDELGTEMDSTKNRLDFVQKKVGMVMKKAGAKGQMMMICFLLVLFIILFVLVFLT encoded by the exons ATGCGTTTCAGAGAGACAAATCTCACGCCGGAACTCGTTTACTTCACCGCCGTTcgctcttcttcctctctcttcACCGCAACGCCTTCCGCCTG TAGGGATTTTGTGGGGATGTCTTCAGCGCAAGATCCATTCTACATTGTTAAAGAAGAGATCCAAGATTCT ATTGATAAGTTGCAGTCAGCATTCCACAAATGGGAGCGTATCTCTCCAGGCATGGGGGATCAAGTGCATGCCACCAAAGAGCTTCTTGCTAACTGTGGAAGCATCGAGTGGCAG GTAGATGAGCTGGAAAAAGCGATTACCGTTGCAGCAAAAGATCCTGCCTTGTATGGCATTGATGAGGCTGAGCTTGAACGACGCAGGAGATGGACTAGTAATGCTAGGACACAG gtGCGGAATGTGAAGACTGGTGTTCTAGCTGGTAAGGGTAATGCTGGAGTTGGTAATGCAAGTGAAGTGCGCCTAGAACTTATGAGAATGCCAAACTCGAGTGAAGCAAATAGATACGATCAGTATGGAGGGAGAGACGATGATGGTTTTGTACAATCAGAATCAGATAGGCAGATGCTGTTGATAAA GCAACAAGACGAGGAATTGGATGAGCTGAGTAAAAGTGTAGAGAGAATTGGAGGGGTGGGACTTACTATACATGATGAACTTGTTGCACAG GAGAGAATAATAGATGAATTGGGTACAGAGATGGACAGTACAAAGAACAGGCTCGACTTTGTTCAG AAAAAAGTGGGAATGGTAATGAAGAAAGCAG
- the LOC103838947 gene encoding syntaxin-61 isoform X2: protein MRFRETNLTPELVYFTAVRSSSSLFTATPSAWDFVGMSSAQDPFYIVKEEIQDSIDKLQSAFHKWERISPGMGDQVHATKELLANCGSIEWQVDELEKAITVAAKDPALYGIDEAELERRRRWTSNARTQVRNVKTGVLAGKGNAGVGNASEVRLELMRMPNSSEANRYDQYGGRDDDGFVQSESDRQMLLIKQQDEELDELSKSVERIGGVGLTIHDELVAQERIIDELGTEMDSTKNRLDFVQKKVGMVMKKAGAKGQMMMICFLLVLFIILFVLVFLT from the exons ATGCGTTTCAGAGAGACAAATCTCACGCCGGAACTCGTTTACTTCACCGCCGTTcgctcttcttcctctctcttcACCGCAACGCCTTCCGCCTG GGATTTTGTGGGGATGTCTTCAGCGCAAGATCCATTCTACATTGTTAAAGAAGAGATCCAAGATTCT ATTGATAAGTTGCAGTCAGCATTCCACAAATGGGAGCGTATCTCTCCAGGCATGGGGGATCAAGTGCATGCCACCAAAGAGCTTCTTGCTAACTGTGGAAGCATCGAGTGGCAG GTAGATGAGCTGGAAAAAGCGATTACCGTTGCAGCAAAAGATCCTGCCTTGTATGGCATTGATGAGGCTGAGCTTGAACGACGCAGGAGATGGACTAGTAATGCTAGGACACAG gtGCGGAATGTGAAGACTGGTGTTCTAGCTGGTAAGGGTAATGCTGGAGTTGGTAATGCAAGTGAAGTGCGCCTAGAACTTATGAGAATGCCAAACTCGAGTGAAGCAAATAGATACGATCAGTATGGAGGGAGAGACGATGATGGTTTTGTACAATCAGAATCAGATAGGCAGATGCTGTTGATAAA GCAACAAGACGAGGAATTGGATGAGCTGAGTAAAAGTGTAGAGAGAATTGGAGGGGTGGGACTTACTATACATGATGAACTTGTTGCACAG GAGAGAATAATAGATGAATTGGGTACAGAGATGGACAGTACAAAGAACAGGCTCGACTTTGTTCAG AAAAAAGTGGGAATGGTAATGAAGAAAGCAG
- the LOC103838948 gene encoding glutaredoxin-C9 → MQGTISCTRHYNMIPAAESPRPLPLKTEKTGENVRTLVEENALIVIGRRGCCMCHVIKSLLLGLGVNPAVLEIDDQEKEEEVMSELERIGVEGGRERVKLPAVYIGGRLFGGLDRVMATHISGELVPILKDVGALWL, encoded by the coding sequence ATGCAAGGAACGATTTCTTGTACAAGGCATTATAATATGATCCCTGCCGCTGAATCTCCTCGACCGTTGCCACTTAAAACTGAGAAAACCGGCGAGAATGTTCGTACGTTGGTGGAGGAGAACGCGCTGATCGTGATTGGACGGAGAGGATGTTGTATGTGCCACGTTATCAAGAGCCTGCTTCTTGGACTTGGAGTAAACCCAGCGGTTCTTGAGATCGATGATCAGGAGAAGGAAGAGGAAGTTATGAGTGAGCTAGAGAGAATTGGCGTTGAAGGCGGCAGAGAAAGGGTGAAATTACCGGCGGTTTATATAGGAGGAAGGTTGTTTGGAGGGCTAGATAGGGTTATGGCCACTCATATCTCCGGTGAGTTGGTTCCAATTCTTAAGGATGTTGGAGCTTTGTGGTTGTGA